The genomic segment AGGTGGTGTGATGTGGGGCCCTTCCCATAGTTTCGTCATTGCTTTCTGCAGGCATGACAGAATATCCTAAGGTGAGAATTAAAAAGAGTGCTGCGCCAATGATAGTCAATAAATTTTTCATAGTTCGATGCGCTACCCCTAAGAGCCGGGCCGACATTTCTCTGAGCTGTTTTATCCCTCATAGTACCGCGCTTCGATGAGGTTGCCCTCCGGGTCTCGAAAATAGATCGACGTTCCAACGCCGTGTGCCCCCCAGCGTGGAACAGGGCCCTCTTCTATGGTGACCTTGCCGTCCTTAAGTCGCTGGCAAAGGTTCTGCCAGCTTCCCTTAGTCAGGGCCAGACAGAAATGGTTCAGATTCTCACCCCCCTGCCCCGCCCCGGCACTATTCTCCCACATCTCTTGCGGAAAGAGGTCGATAATTGTATTTGAATTCAGGCGCAGAGAGGGAAATGGCACTTTCCCGGTCCGGTACTCCTGCAAACGTTCAGGGGCAAACATGAGTACCTTTAAGTAGAAATCAATCATCTTCTTCTCATCTGTCATATTCAAAACGATGTGATCCAGTAAACACTCCATCAATCCCTCCAGGATAGTCATAGACTGCTAATCAGTTTTTTCCTCGGCTCTATTTATATGACTCTTTCATAACTTCACTCAATAAATTTCCCAATCACACTATGCTCTATCTTGATTTCATGAATGAGGCGATCATAATTTTTCATTCGAATTATTGACTTTATTATCAGGTAAGTACCAAAAACAATTAAGGCAAAATTAAGTACTGCCAACGGGATAAGAAAATATAAAACATGGAGGACATTATAAAATCTTGAAGTAGCTATAAGCATACTGATAGCGGCCAGCGGCAAAGCTAAAACAGCTATACCAGTCCGCAGCACAGCTAAAGATGTGCGCTTTTCTGCTAAAAGAAGTTGCACCTCATTGATAATGATTGAATCAATTTTGTCTGTATCGTTGCTCAACTTTTATACCTTTTGTCTAAATTTCCTTCTCCATTACGCTTGCCAGCAACTAAGCACCAAGGAAAATGACTTGAGATCTCTCCAGTAGCGCTTTTGCAGTCAGCTCCGATGAGGCAGGGTTTTGCCCCGTGATCAGGTTGCCGTCCGTAATAACATGGGCCTGCCAATCATCGGCCTTTGAGTAATTTGCCCCCTTTGACTTCAAATCTGTTTCAACCAGAAATGGTACAATCTCCGAGAGTTGCCCGGCGTTCTCTTCCGAGTTGCTGAAACCCGTCACAGACTTTCCCTTGACCAGAGGTTCCCCGGCAGGAGTACGAGCATGACGGAGCACAGCAGGCCCATGACATACCGCAGCAACGGGTTTGCCGGCAGCATAGATGGACTCAATCAGGGCAATGGAGTGACGATCTTCGGCCAGGTCCCAAAGTGGCCCATGGCCACCGGGATAAAAGACTGCATCGAAATTATCAGGATCAATATCAGAGAGCTTCAAGGTATTTGCCAATGCCGTCTGGGCGTCAATATCGGCCCTGAACCTTCCTGCCGCCTCTGTTTGTCGGCTCGGTTTATCACTCTTTGGATCCAGAGGTGGTTGTCCCCCCCTTGGTGAAGCCAGGGTGATCTCTACACCTGCGTCCTTAAAAAGGTAGTAAGGGGCAACGAATTCCTCCAGCCAAAACCCGGTTTTTCCACCTGTATCTCCAAGCCTATCGTGTGATGTCAGCACCATGAGAAATTTCATCTGCGCTCCCCCCTGTTTTTTTAGTTATAAATAATCTACTTAAGGTTTGGTAAGCTACAGCAGGGCAGCTGCCACCGGCAGTCTATCCTCGCACACATCCTGCCCACGGGATCGTTAATCCTATCATGGCAGACAGGCCCACAGCAAATCGTAAGTACCCTGACTAAGCATATGAAACTTCGACCTACGATTGCTAGGCCCCCCGCCAGTGATGGGGCTCTTTTAAGGACCGCTATGGGCGTGATGGTTGGGGGAGACATCCTGGAATGATTATTTGATGGAACTAAGGGCAAGCTAGGGGTATAGTCGGATATGCCCTGTCATTATAATGGGTTGTCTTGGCTGAATGGCCTGCTCTATCCCATGGATGACACGGAGACTCTGTTCTATGTCTGTTGCTTGATATTGGGATATATGGGAATGGGTAGCATGGAACAAAACTGTTATATCCGAAGACATATTCTTCTATATAGACACTGGAAAATAACAATAACCAGAATGAATGACAGCACAGTTATCTTATTTTTTAAGGGAAGGCATTCCCGTTCCAATTCTTGTGTTGGTGTTATCTATATTAATAAAATAATTACATGGAAGATACTTATAATATGATTGTTAAAATTCAAAAAGATAGCTCAAGACTTTCAAACAAAATAATCATTTATGCAATTGATGCAGGAGAAGGAGACTGTATACTGCTACATCAGCTAGATACTGACGTTAAAATATTAATCGATTCTGGGCCAAGTAAAGGAGAAGGAAGATTAAGTGTATATAATGCCCTATCTGAAATATTAGAAGGCGATAATTTCATTAATTTAGCGCTGGTAACCCATAATGATGATGACCATATAGGTGGTTTTATAGATTTGATTGATCATAATATTATTGAGGTCGATACTTTCATATTCAATGATTCGTCTTATATAAAAAAACTCTTTCCCGTAAATGATGGTAAATACTCTTTAAGACAAGATGGAAATCTACAACATGATATACTAAAGAATAAAATTAAACATTTACATAATCAAACTGACAGTGAAAGATTGAGCAGTTACTCTTACAGAGATTTCAAGTTTGATTTTTTATCTCCAAACTATGAAAAACTTAAAATATACAATAGAGAAATAGGTAAACAGGAAACAAAACTTGAAAAAAAGAAGAAGTTTTCAAAACAAAAAAATATCGTCCCTCCCACTAAAGAACAACTCCAAGAACTAATCAGTGAACTAAAAGAGAACGATATTTTTGTTGAAGATAATAGACCAGCAAATGGCACTAGCTTAGCCTTTAGATTAAAAATTGGAACCAAGAGATTTCTTTTCTTAGGTGATTCGCATCCATCTTTAGTTACAACTCAACTGAAAAAATTGGAGGACACTGTTTTTGATCTATGTAAATTATCACATCATGGAAGTGAAAAAAATACAAGCCCAGATTTACTTTCTAATATTAAATGTAAAGATTTCTTAATTTGTAGCAATGGTTGCAGGCATGGACATCCATCGCTAAAAACCATTGCAAGAGTTTTAATATCAGAGCCAAAATCTAAATTTTACTTTAGCTCAGACAGCGTCGAAATTAAAAATTTAACAAATTCTATACCAATTATTAAGGAGTTTGCAAAATCTGGTTATTTAAAGGTTGAGTATGTGTATTAATAACTATGCTGTGAGCGTAGAAGTTGCTGGACAGCAACCTCATGAAAGTAGTGGTTTTATTTTGAAAACTTTATGTAATTCAAAAAGTTTAATATTAACTTCAAAACATTCAGTTTGTATAGAAAGAAACTTGTGCACAGACATTACCATTGATAAAAATAGTTGTAGAAAATGCAAAGCAAAACTTGATCACACCAAAATTTCTATTATCTTCAAAAAAATTAAAATAACGCCACAAAACGTGTATGCCTCTGCAAGAACTGATGTTGCATTACTCGAGGTTGAATATGTAGAGGATGCTCCATTTCTTTCGCTAACAAATGAAAATGAAAACAAGTATGTAGCTTGGTATAATTTGGGAAATGATCGATTTCTATTCGACAATCCAGAGATTCCAAATGATGGCCTTATCAAATTTAACATTGCATCTAATGTAAATGCAGACTTAAAACCCAAAAAAAGAATGTTCGTGGGAGTTTCAGGTAGTCTAATCTTCAAAAAGATCAAAGAAACTTATTACCCTGAAGCTATTCTTACAGAAGATGGGGGTGGTAATGACATTGGAGCAGAACAACTGGACAGAACACTTGTAAAGGAACTTGAAGAATTATCAGGTACAATACTGTTCAATACTATAACTGATATAATTAACAAACAACCAGACAAAATACCCTCAACAAACAATGGCTCTTTATTTAATTTATTAGAAAAATCTAAGCAGTTATCTAGGTCAGACCAAGATTATAAATACATGATTGAAGAACTCACAGAGTTTTGCTCTGCCAGACCAGGAAGACCAATTATTGGACTCAAAAATAAGTTAATTGAAGGTCAAAGACAAGATTTGTTCTCAGATGCTGAATATTTGTCGAATAAATTTGCTAGACGTGTTTCAGCAGGACAGTTCTCCGCTACCGATGAAGTGATTTTCTTTCATTGTTTAAGTATGATTAATTCTGTTTTCACACAGTCTATTTCATCTTCAATAAAAAACGGAGCTAATGACAAGGAAATAGACAAAAAAATACTGGACGAAATAGTACTTCCACTATATTTAGAAGTAAGTAAGTTTGCACTTTCAATTTCTACAGAAATGATCACAGGAATGCTGTACTTTCTCACAGGTAAATGCCATATAAGGTGGAATAAATGATTATATACCATCCATATAAAGACGCCAACCATTGTGCATATCGTTTAATAAGCATTATGTATGGTACAAACAATGCAGTTTCAAGAGATTTTCTCAATATAGCTGACTTCTATTATTTATTTCCAAGTAAATTAAAGGAAATCAACAATTGGCCTCGAAAAAATTCTAATGATTACAGAGCCGTTAAAGCAATTGAAAATTGCCATGAGAATCTTGATAATGCCAAAATGATATTTTATGAAATAAAGGAAATAAGACATAACACTTTCCTTAATTTAATATCAAGAGGAATCGTAATTGAAAGAAACAAGCACAATCAATTATATACCATGGAGCAATCTCTCCTGCCTGACTCTCTTATAGAATTGTTAAAAAAAGATGAATTTAGAGAATCTGAAGCTTACAGGATTATAACACAAAAAATGTCAAAAATACCATTGAATGGCGATACTGGATTAAAAGCTAAAACAAGCTTGCTGGAGCATAGATATGACAATTAGTAGATTAAAATTAAATCGTTTTTTGGTTATTCATGAGCAGCAGGCTATATATGATGAAACTTTCCATGAAGGCATTAATGTCATCAGAGGAGAACACTCTGTTGGTAAATCAACACTTTTCGATTTAATTTATTATGTTTTGGGAGGTGATCTTAAAAAAGAAGAATGGAGATATCCTACCAATGAGTGCACTGAGGTTCGCGCAGAAATCGAAATAAATAAAAAAACAATCACTCTCGCAAGAGAAATTTTAGCAGGTAAAAAACCAAAAATCAGGATGTTTGACGGTTGCTACGGAAAAGCTTTAAAAAACTATGGCAACTGGTTAAATTTTGGATCAGTACGATCTGATAATAAAGCTAGCTTTTCAGAAATGATGTTTGATTTATTTGGATGGGGACAACATAAGACAGAATCATTTAATAATTTAACAATGCACCAAATTTTAAGACTTTCCTACCTTAGTCAGTCATCAAAAACGACAAGCATATTCAGGGAGGAAATTGATAAACGCGGAGATAGCGGAAGTACTCGTAAAGCTATTGCAGAGTTTCTTTTAGGATTAGATGACTTAACATCATATGATAAACGTCAAACAAAGGGTAAAAAACAGATAGAACTTGCAATATTTGAGGCAAACCGAGATAGTATCAAAAAAATTCTTGGTGATGACAGTGCCACTACTTTTAAAGATATAGAAACATTAATTAACTCAAAAAAATATATAATTTTTGATTTGATAGAAGAGAAAAACAACAAGTTGTCACATACTGATTCAAACAGCAACCATGCTATTGTTTTAAAAAGAGAAGAAATAATAACTACTATATCATATTATACAAAACTTATCAGTTTATCATTTAACAAAATTGAATTGATCCAAAGAGAAATTTCAGATTGTGATCTTTTCTCAAAAAGTCTTGAATTTAGAATAAAATCACTTGATGAATCTGAAAAAACATATAAATCTCTAGGGAATATCTCTTTTAATTACTGTCCCTCTTGTTTCAGCCAACTCGACACAGTAGTTGCACATAACCAATGTAAACTTTGCAAAAAAATATTACCTGATTATGATTTAACTGAAAAATACACAGAAACTCTTGCGGAGTTAAAATACCAGCAAAAGCAGAACACCAATACTATAAATAAGCTTCAAGTAGAATTGCAAAATAATGAAAATGAATACATAAAAAACAATGAAAAAGTAATGCTGCTACAAAATGAACTCAGCAATATCAGTACTCACTCAAACGAGAGAGAACTTATAATCTCAAATTATACAAAAAGGATATCAAATGTTGAGTCAGGAATAATAGAATTGAATAAGAAAATCCCACTTATTCGGAATTTAGAAAAGTACAATAGAAGTATTTCTATAATTACAAAAGAGATATCTAAACTTGTGGAAGAAATAGATTCATTATCTGAACTCAGCAAAATTAGAAATAGGTCTGTTCTAAATAGTTTAGGTGAAACAGCTAGTGGGTTTTTAGAAAATGGGACTGGCAATGAAGAAGATTTCAAAATTGCTACTCAGAAAACAGTTGAAATTGATTTTGAAAAGGACAGATGGCTTCTTGGAGGCCGTATTAGTTTCTCAGAAAGCTCAAATGCTGAAAAAAAAAGTGCATTACATATTAGTTTTTTACTCCAGTCTCTTAAAGATAAGCAAACACGTTATCCTCTTTTTTCGATTATGGACTTTGAATGTGCTGACTTAAACGAAGAGAGAAGCAAAAAAATACAAAATAATATCCTAAACTTATTAAAAGATAAAGAAGGTTTCCAACTCTTAATAACATCATCCAAAATATCTCAGGAGCTTAATATTGAAGAATATGGGGTTGGACGTTATTACGGCAAAAATGATTACTTATTCAAAATCTAAACAGCAAAAAAATAATTAGCCCAGATAACAAACACAGGCAGAAGAGTATAAAGAGCCGCTTCTGAAGTACAAAAGTTTTCGGGAGCGGCAATGTTGCAAAGATCAAATAAGTTAAAGAGGACACAGAAAAAGCAAGCTAATACCTTGCATTAGCTATTTTTCAGTACGGCTAGGCTTAGTGATATACCTTATTCTAACCATTACCCCCCTCCTCCTCCATAATCATGGATAGGCAGCAACTCAAAGAGGAACCTTAGATAATTCGGGGATTTTAACCATGAGACTGTTTTTAGCCATAGCCCTGCCCAGAGATGTAGAGAAGGTACTGCGGTCCTATCAACCCACTTCCGAAGCGTATATTAGAATCGTTAGTCAACTCCATTTGACCCTGCATTTCCTGGGGGATGTGAAGCTGGCAGAGCTTGAGACGGCAATGTCTGATATCCGCTTTAAGGAGTTCAAGCTCAGCCTGGATGGCCTTGGCTGTTTTAAGGCAAATGGTAAATGCAGGACTCTGTGGGCCGGGGTGAGGCCAAATGAGGCCCTTCGACAGCTGTATGTCAGGATTGGTAAACGGCTTGAGGAGGCGGATTTTGAGCTGTATTCCCATCATTATTCTCCCCATATAAGCCTGGCCCGCTGCCAACGGAAGTACTCGGAGGAAAAAATCCAGCATTTCCTGCAAATAAGGACCGAACCTTTAGAATTCAGGGTGGATCATTTCCTCTTATATGGTAGCGAGATTATAAATAATGTGCCCTTCTACAGGGCCTTGGCTAAATATGGGGCAAAATAGCAAACCTCTCCCACCCCCTTGCCTTTGTCCCCCTCTTCCTCCATAATCATAGGTAAACTTAGAAATCAATGAAATGAAGACATGGAGGAGGTGCAGATGTTTATCGACATAAAGGCAAACGAGGGCATTTTCAAGACAGGATCCTGCATAGGGAATACAGCAGGTTTGGAATCATACCATAGCCTCAGGGCGGATTTCAAATTCAATTTACAGCATGCCAGAGAAGTTTACTTCGGTAAATTCGAGCAAAATCGACTCCCTGAGGTAATTAACCTCATGGGAGATCATCTGCCCTGGGAGGATATGGTGGGCAACAATTATATCGCCTTTGACTGCAAGGACAGTGACGAAAACAACTCTTACTCATTCACTCTCTTCTTCAGCTATGAGGCGATGGATCAATACAACAGAATCAAAAAAATAGTGGACGAGCAGACCTGGAAATAGGCCGGGAAGGAGATTATAAAGGTAAAGGGACTATCGCCTTCTTTCTCCTTAGCTCAAGCCTGCTTATCTTCTCGCAGAGTTATGCCTGCATCGAAATCAGACTGACAACAGCCGATGATTTAAGCGAAAGAGGATGAGCTGCCGGGTTTGCCAGAGTATCATGTCTACGAATCAAGCAGGCTAAAGTCAAAAAATCACCTTCTCTGGCGCAGACAAGCCAAGCAACCTTTCGCCCTTGATGAATCAAAAAAGCAGGTTAGAGAAGATAGCAATCCCCTTTAGCAGGTGAGTTCAGCAGACTAGAGCACATTATTACCCTACGATAATGTGCTCTACCATTTTAAGACAAGCTCTAATGAGAGCTGAACGCCCCTATCCAAAGCAAAAGTTACTCTCTTTATTTCATCTGCCACTTTATTTTTTAACGAAGTCAAGTTACCATACAAGGCTTTAACCCTATCCTACAGACATCATTTTTTTTAGAAGAGTTTGATTTAAGCATGGCAAAGAACAAAAAAGCACCGATACAATATTTGTTTCTCAAAGCCGCTATTCCTGCCTGTATCATAATGGGAATTATGATTTTCTTTGTCCACTTTGTCCAAATTTCAGCCGAAAAGAAACTCCTCCTCGCCCAGGAACAAAATAACATCAAAATTGGCAAAAAAATTATCAGCCAATCTTTTCAATCCATCCTCTCTGACCTACGCTACATTACAAGCTCTGGATATTTAAAATATTTTATAACTGACCAGAGTGACTCAACGAGAAACAACCTGGAGCAAGAATTTCTGACCATAGTTAATACCAAGAAAATTTATGACCAGATTCGCTATCTTGACCCGAAGGGGATGGAGCTTATCCGTGTTAATAAAAACCAAGAGCACCCTACTATAGTGGCCAAGGATCTCTTACAAAACAAAAGGGATCGTTATTATTTCCAAGATACAATGACAATTCCTTGCAAAGAAATATTTATTTCTCCCCTTGATCTTAATATTGAGCACAAACAAATTGAACGTCCCCTAAAGCCCATGATTCGTTTTGGCATGCCGGTTTGCAATGCTCAGGGCCACAAAAAGGGAATCGTTTTATCTAACTATCTTGGCTCGAATCTCCTGGACTATGTTCGAAAATCTCTGGCAAAAGAGAAGAGCCAATTAATGCTTCTCAACGATGAAGGATATTGGCTATTATCACCCAAGCCCAAGGATGAATGGGGGTTTATGTTTAAAAATGACCTTCGTTTTCAAAATAGCTTTTCCGAGGCTTGGAAAAACATACAGACTGAAGCGAAGGGACAATTTTTCACCTCAAAGGGACTTTTTACCTATCAAATAATATACCCCGCTCATGAAGGTGCCTTAGCCAATAAAACGCCTTTGCCGGTTGCCCCAGGACTGCCTGCTCTAGAGACAGAGAACTATCACTGGATACTACTGCTCCATCTGCCCCAGGCAGAGATACACACAAT from the Desulfotalea psychrophila LSv54 genome contains:
- a CDS encoding ABC-three component system protein encodes the protein MCINNYAVSVEVAGQQPHESSGFILKTLCNSKSLILTSKHSVCIERNLCTDITIDKNSCRKCKAKLDHTKISIIFKKIKITPQNVYASARTDVALLEVEYVEDAPFLSLTNENENKYVAWYNLGNDRFLFDNPEIPNDGLIKFNIASNVNADLKPKKRMFVGVSGSLIFKKIKETYYPEAILTEDGGGNDIGAEQLDRTLVKELEELSGTILFNTITDIINKQPDKIPSTNNGSLFNLLEKSKQLSRSDQDYKYMIEELTEFCSARPGRPIIGLKNKLIEGQRQDLFSDAEYLSNKFARRVSAGQFSATDEVIFFHCLSMINSVFTQSISSSIKNGANDKEIDKKILDEIVLPLYLEVSKFALSISTEMITGMLYFLTGKCHIRWNK
- a CDS encoding ComEC/Rec2 family competence protein; translated protein: MIVKIQKDSSRLSNKIIIYAIDAGEGDCILLHQLDTDVKILIDSGPSKGEGRLSVYNALSEILEGDNFINLALVTHNDDDHIGGFIDLIDHNIIEVDTFIFNDSSYIKKLFPVNDGKYSLRQDGNLQHDILKNKIKHLHNQTDSERLSSYSYRDFKFDFLSPNYEKLKIYNREIGKQETKLEKKKKFSKQKNIVPPTKEQLQELISELKENDIFVEDNRPANGTSLAFRLKIGTKRFLFLGDSHPSLVTTQLKKLEDTVFDLCKLSHHGSEKNTSPDLLSNIKCKDFLICSNGCRHGHPSLKTIARVLISEPKSKFYFSSDSVEIKNLTNSIPIIKEFAKSGYLKVEYVY
- a CDS encoding type 1 glutamine amidotransferase domain-containing protein, coding for MKFLMVLTSHDRLGDTGGKTGFWLEEFVAPYYLFKDAGVEITLASPRGGQPPLDPKSDKPSRQTEAAGRFRADIDAQTALANTLKLSDIDPDNFDAVFYPGGHGPLWDLAEDRHSIALIESIYAAGKPVAAVCHGPAVLRHARTPAGEPLVKGKSVTGFSNSEENAGQLSEIVPFLVETDLKSKGANYSKADDWQAHVITDGNLITGQNPASSELTAKALLERSQVIFLGA
- a CDS encoding VOC family protein, giving the protein MECLLDHIVLNMTDEKKMIDFYLKVLMFAPERLQEYRTGKVPFPSLRLNSNTIIDLFPQEMWENSAGAGQGGENLNHFCLALTKGSWQNLCQRLKDGKVTIEEGPVPRWGAHGVGTSIYFRDPEGNLIEARYYEG
- a CDS encoding ABC-three component system middle component 5, whose translation is MIIYHPYKDANHCAYRLISIMYGTNNAVSRDFLNIADFYYLFPSKLKEINNWPRKNSNDYRAVKAIENCHENLDNAKMIFYEIKEIRHNTFLNLISRGIVIERNKHNQLYTMEQSLLPDSLIELLKKDEFRESEAYRIITQKMSKIPLNGDTGLKAKTSLLEHRYDN
- the thpR gene encoding RNA 2',3'-cyclic phosphodiesterase, producing the protein MRLFLAIALPRDVEKVLRSYQPTSEAYIRIVSQLHLTLHFLGDVKLAELETAMSDIRFKEFKLSLDGLGCFKANGKCRTLWAGVRPNEALRQLYVRIGKRLEEADFELYSHHYSPHISLARCQRKYSEEKIQHFLQIRTEPLEFRVDHFLLYGSEIINNVPFYRALAKYGAK